A genomic segment from Nicotiana tabacum cultivar K326 chromosome 7, ASM71507v2, whole genome shotgun sequence encodes:
- the LOC107811894 gene encoding glycerophosphodiester phosphodiesterase GDPD3-like, which produces MASFMRSCDRRSKAIKENTLCSFNEAAKFNVDFIEFDVQVTRDGHPVIFHDIFILTQEEGKLIEKRVTAGYSIRFYFNCCEATGIRTLSPWVKA; this is translated from the exons ATGGCCTCTTTCATGCGTTCTTGTGATAGGAGATCAAAAGCAATTAAAGAGAATACTTTGTGTTCATTCAATGAAGCTGCTAAATTCAACGTCGACTTCATCGAATTTGATGTTCAG GTAACAAGAGATGGCCATCCAGTTATTTTCCATGATATCTTCATTCTTACACAAGAAGAG GGAAAGTTGATTGAGAAAAGAGTAACAGCTGGGTATTCTATCAGATTCTACTTCAATTGTTGCGAAGCCACTGGGAttcgaacattgagtccttgggtgaaagcttga